The Candidatus Obscuribacter sp. DNA segment CCGGTGCTTTGATGGGCAAAGTGGCGTTAGAGTTGGTCGGTACGCCTTATGTGGCTGGTACTTTGGATAGAGATAGTGCGCACGAGCGTTGCAGTGTTGATTTGACCGGTCTTGATTGTGTCACCTTTTTTGAGACCACACTTGCTTTTGCTCGTATGCTCAAAAAGGGTGGAGATAAGCCTGTTGATCTGTTGCGCGAGGTGACAAACACTCGCTATCGTGGCGGTAGATTAGATGGTTATGCATCGCGATTGCACTATACAAGCGACTGGCTCTATGACAACGAACAAAAAGGTGTGGTCAAAGTGCTCTCTGACCTGCCAGGTGCTGAGCCGTTTAAGCAAAAAGTCAGCTTTATGTCAGCGCATCCAGCCAGCTATAAGGCACTTACTGCCCATCCGGAGCTGGTGGCAAAACTAAAAGCGCAGGAAGCTGCTATCAACAGTCGACAGATGCAATATATACCGCTCGATAAGATTGCTGCCATCGAGCCTCTGCTAAAGACCGGAGATATTGTCGGTGTCTGTACTAATTTGGCTGGGCTGGATATTGTCCATACCGGTATCGTGTTTTGCGATGACAAAGGGGTCGCGCATTTTATGGATGCTACTTCCAAAAAGTCTAAAATGCAGGTTGTAATTGAGCCCGGACCACTTAGTCAAGCGCTGCGCTGGTCCAACACCTTGACTGGTGCAATGTTTGCTCGACCGCTATAGCTAATTGACTCTTTATACATGCAGCTGGTGGCAATTATTGCTGCTGGTGCTTGCCATGCTCTTGTAAGCTCCCTGTGTTAATGACGGAGTCTGGGAGATGGTGTAGTCTCAGTAGTCGCAGTATATAAGGACTCGCTACCATATGAAACACTGGAGTATCTCTTTACTGGTCGGACTGCAACTCAGTGCTTTATCACTACCAGCAGTACCAGGCGGGATGTTACCAGCGCAAGCTCGAGCCAATAAGACCGAACAGACAAGCGCTAAAGATCTAAACGAATCTAAAGAGTCTAAAGAGTCGAAAGCCACTAAAGAGTCCAAAGAGACTAAAGAGTCCAAGAAATCTAAAGCAATACCTGCCACAACAAAATCCAGTAGCTCTAAGTTTTACACAATTGAGCCGCTGCTCATGTATCAACCTGCGCCTAAAAGCGCTAAAGAGCAGTTTATAAGTGCGCTGATGGCTAAGATGACTCTTGACGAAAAGCTCGGTCAGCTCAATTTGCTCTCTATCGGTGCCGATGTTACTGGACCAATACTGAGTCAGGGGGTTGAAGAAAAAATTGCCTCAGGAGCGGTAGGCGGAGTCTTTAACTTGATTGGTCCTTCATCTGTGCGCAAGATGCAAGACCTTGTGATGCAAAAGTCGCGTCTCAAAATTCCTTTGATTTTTGGCTACGATGTCATCCATGGACATCGCACGATATTTCCTGTCCCGCTTGGTCTGGCCACATCCTGGGACATGGATTTGATTAAGCAGACTGCCAGTGCTGCCGCTAACGAAGCCACTGCTGATGGTCTCAACTGGACTTTTAGTCCGATGGTTGACATTGCCCGCGACCCCCGCTGGGGACGTGTCTGTGAAGGTGCTGGCGAAGATACCTATTTGGGTAGTGAGATTGCCAGGGCGATGGTGCGTGGCTATCAGGGCGACAACTATAGCGGCAATGACAAACTCATGGCTTGTGTCAAACACTTTGCCCTCTATGGTGCTGCCGAAGCCGGGCGCGATTACAACACTGTGGACATGAGCCGCGTGCGTATGTTTAACGAGTACTTGCCACCATATAAGGCGGCAGTCGATGCTGGTGTGGCATCTGCCATGACCAGTTTTAACGAGATTGATGGCATGCCATCTAGCGGTAACAAGTGGCTATTGACCAATCTCTTGCGTCAATGGTGGGGCTTTAGTGGCTTTGTGGTGACCGACTACACTGCTATTACTGAGATGATGTTGCACGGTGTCGGGGATGACAAAAAGGTAACTGAGCTGGCTCTCAATGCCGGTGTCGACATGGATATGGTCGGTGAGTTGTTTACCAAATACGGTAGCTCACTTGTTAGCACAGGCAAAGTCACTGAGGGTCAAGTCGATGCTGCTTGCCGGCACATACTGGAGGCCAAGTACGATCTTGGTCTATTTACCGACCCCTACAAATTTATCGATGAATCCAGACCAAAAGCTCAGATCATGAGTGCTGAAAAGCTGGCGCTGAGCCAAACTGCTGCTAGCAAAAGTATGGTACTGCTTAAAAACAACAATCAAGTTTTGCCTTTAAACCCTCAAAAAAAGATAGCTTTTATCGGTCCGCTGGTAAAAGATCAGCGCAATTTGCTCGGTAGTTGGAGCGCTAACGGTCAGGGGCGTGAGGCTCAGAGTATTTGGGATGCGCTCAGCCAAAAGTTTGGCGAAGGCAAATTTGAATACTCAAAGGGCTGCAATTTACTTGATGACAAAGAAATGATCGAGAAGCTCAATCATGACGGTGGAGAACTGACTTGTGATAGTCGCACTCCGCAAGAAATGATCAAAGAAGCCGTGGCACTCGTAAGTAAGTCGGACGTGGCAGTCGTTGTTTTGGGTGAGCCCTTTTGTATGAGCGGCGAGGCTGCTAGTCGTAGCATGATTGGTCTATTTGAAAATCAAGTCAACCTGCTTAAAGCTCTCAAAGAAACCGGTAAGCCAGTTGCACTTGTGCTAATGAACGGACGTCCGCTAACACTGACCTGGGAAGACAAAAATCTCGATGCTATCCTTGAGGCTTGGTACGGCGGTACCAAAGCTGGTGGTGCCATCGTTGATGTCTTATTTGGCGATGTTAATCCATCTGCTCGTTTGACTATGAGCTTCCCCCGTAACGAGGGGCAAATACCAATCTATTACAATGCCAAAAGCACTGGACGCCCTGTGGTGCCTGGTGAAAAATACCACTCACAGTATCTCGATGTCTCTAACGATCCACTCTATCCATTCGGTTATGGGCTGAGCTACACAGACTTTAAATATAGTGACGTGGCATTAAACAAAAGCACTCTGGCACCGGGTGAAAAACTCACAGTTACAGCCACCGTTAGCAATACCGGTAAAGTGGCCGGGATAGAGACTGTGCAGCTATATATCAGGGATCTGGTGGGCAGTATTACGCGCCCAGTCAAAGAACTAAAAGGCTTTAGACGTATTGAGCTAGCACCCGGTGAGAGCAAGGTTGTATCTTTTGAATTGTCCAGCGAAGATTTGCGCTTTTTATAATCAAGAGCTCAATTTTAAGGCTGAGCCGGGAGCTTTTAAGGTCTTTGTTGGTCCTAATAGCCGTGACGTAAAAGAGGCACAGTTTGAGCTTTTGGATAAATAAAGGTACTTAGTCCAGTAATTAAGCCGCGACAAACATGTAAATCATGATAAGAGCGTAACTATCGGTTACGCGCTTTGTGTGCGCTTACTTTGCCGGTGGTTATCAGTCTTGCGATTGTTAGTCAGGCTGTTGCCAGTCAGGCGGTTATCAATCCGGCGGCTGAGCAGACTTGGTCAAAGGGCTGATGTGACCAAGGTTTTACCGCGTTACATTGTATTTGTACAGATGGCGACCCGCTATCATGTTTAGCAATCGCACCAGTGCTGGTAAGTTATTAGCCCAGAGACTATCTCATCATCTCTCCCAAAGGACCCTGGCAAACGCTCTATTGGTAGTCGGTTTGCCGCGGGGTGGTGTGCCTGTGGCTGCGGAAGTAGCAAAAGTTTTGCAATGTCCAATGGAACTCATTGTTTCCAAAAAACTGTCTTATCCATATAGACCTGAATACGCCCTTGGTGCGGTGTCATCTGATGGTGTTGTGGTTTTGAGTCCGGAGATACCTACCGATAGACGCTGGCAATCATATGTAGAGCACGAGCGTTTTATTTTGCTTGAACACACTCGCAGTACAGAGTTGCAGTATTTTGATTTGGCTGACTGCAAGCGCATTACCTTTAGAGGCAAGACAGTAATCCTGGTAGATGATGGTATCGCCACCGGTATGACTGCCATGGCTGCTGCTAAGTCTGCCCGAGAGCGCGGTGCTGCTCAGGTTATCCTGGCTGCCCCAGTGATTAGCATCGAGGCCATGGACTCATTGCGCAGTTATTGTGATGATATTGTGGCTCTGGAGGTACCCAGTGAATTTAAATCAGTAGGTGCGTTTTATGAAGACTTTAGTCAGACTACCAGTGCTGAGGTAATTAATTGTCTGCGCAGTCTATCGACCTCTATGCCGCCGCCTAATACTAATGGCACAGTATGCCCTTAGCTTATGGACTGACAATTGAGTACAGCGGCACCATGGACTTTGCCTGAGCGCAGGTCATCGAGTGCTTGATTGGCATCGCTAAGTTTGTAGGAAGTCACTGTTGTCTTTATATCTATCTCTTGAGCTATAGCAAAAAACTCAGTGGCATCTTCTCTCGTTAAATTGGCGACCGATCTTATGATGCGCTCTTGCCAGAGATCATCATAGGCAAATGACGGAATGTCGCTCATATGGATGCCACCACATACGATTGTGGCGCCTTTAGCTGATGCTTTGAGGGCGCTGACTACAAGCTCACCAGCAGGTGCAAATATCAGAGCGGCATCGAGGGGAGCAGGTGGTTTTTGACCAGAGTCACCGGCCCAAACTGCGCCCATTTGTCTGGCAAATTCCTGAGCTTTAATATCTCCTGGTCTGGTAAAGCCATAGACTTGCCAGCCCTGATGCAATGCTATCTGGATGGTGATATGAGCCGCCGCGCCAAAACCGTAAATGCCAAGGTGCTTGCCTTTGCCTGCTAATTTGAGGGTGCGCCAGCCGATTAGCCCAGCGCAGAGCATGGGAGCGGCGTGCTCATCATTTACCGTGTCGGGCAATTTAAAGCAAAACTGAGCACTGGCAACACACTCGGTGGCATAGCCGCCATCGCGTGTGTAGCCTGTAAAGATGGCATTGTCGCAGAGGTTTTCGCGGTGAGTAGTGCAAAACTGGCATTGACCACAGGTCTCAGCCAGCCATGGTATACCGACTCTATCGCCTACTTTGTGACTTGTGACGTCTGGGGCGGTAGCTTTGACTCTGCCCACTATCTCGTGACCAGGGATGAGATTAGCTTTGGGCGAGGTCAGCTCGCCATCGACCATGTAAGTCCGTACGACAGACCCCGCAGTACGTTATCTCCACCAGTACCTGCCCGTGATTGAGCGTGGGGGCTGATAGTGTCCGGAGTGTCAGTGGTTTATGAGGTTGTTCAAATACCATGGCTTGCATGAGGACATTTTAGTTTAATGAGTCCATTGACAACCGTGATTGTTATGACTGTTTGGCTTTATCTGGCAGTTAGCTGGCGGGCGGCGTGGTTGGGGGTCGGTTTGTTTGTGGGTTTGTTGGTGGGCGTGCTGGCTGTTTTGTTGGCGGGCTCGCCGATTGGTGGACTGGCTATGCTATCGTAAAAATGTTATTGTCGAGCTTAGCTATTGCCTCTGGTGTTGGAGCCAAAAATGAATTCAAATACTTGTTTAGTTGCCCTTACCCTTTGTGTCGTCAGTTGTGGTGCTGTTAGCGCTGGCAATTTGCAAGACAGGATAGTCAAAGAAGTAGTAAAAGCCAAGACC contains these protein-coding regions:
- a CDS encoding phosphoribosyltransferase; this translates as MFSNRTSAGKLLAQRLSHHLSQRTLANALLVVGLPRGGVPVAAEVAKVLQCPMELIVSKKLSYPYRPEYALGAVSSDGVVVLSPEIPTDRRWQSYVEHERFILLEHTRSTELQYFDLADCKRITFRGKTVILVDDGIATGMTAMAAAKSARERGAAQVILAAPVISIEAMDSLRSYCDDIVALEVPSEFKSVGAFYEDFSQTTSAEVINCLRSLSTSMPPPNTNGTVCP
- a CDS encoding DUF1460 domain-containing protein, whose amino-acid sequence is MMTTRRLFLSYFATVGGALMLGDCSSLARSLAQVDAGKSTDANAKTLGDNEFKGQAIFSRIVTKAKKEHWSELATGALMGKVALELVGTPYVAGTLDRDSAHERCSVDLTGLDCVTFFETTLAFARMLKKGGDKPVDLLREVTNTRYRGGRLDGYASRLHYTSDWLYDNEQKGVVKVLSDLPGAEPFKQKVSFMSAHPASYKALTAHPELVAKLKAQEAAINSRQMQYIPLDKIAAIEPLLKTGDIVGVCTNLAGLDIVHTGIVFCDDKGVAHFMDATSKKSKMQVVIEPGPLSQALRWSNTLTGAMFARPL